Proteins from a genomic interval of Diprion similis isolate iyDipSimi1 chromosome 10, iyDipSimi1.1, whole genome shotgun sequence:
- the LOC124411582 gene encoding RB1-inducible coiled-coil protein 1 isoform X2: MLYVFHVDTGTTITFDMKLALESVSQLKEAIERECGVAAGQQVLLVSGGESLEPNARVCTYSAGTDTNPIYLFSKAAIESPQPPVPSIDYGSDVDLQGQIEASLVMPATYQTVVARAQLGQQCWALARNQTSVCERLVHDQHLQQQGWAAVVANLEDITQMFQSRVELLQQSFTLYLTERQQHIELLNNFNENLRMLSKIPILPALRVHADGLLSPEDQDGAELGSNGTTTTAEPSSDAATSEQDLSLLRWISAKDNQSSLEQVAEQCSRGLEQFDERVMESLKSEVNSAIEAANKQDMKEIKGLGERLYGLEQLMFEAKKLVQEQGDLAQAFLQNQNRASNLGDASILPDLCASHKRQLQVMLQNHNHLRDIRRRCTKAKEELSVNLYQRLKWIMYVENKMMEVDGKLVMYHESLKRLRRHLEVLQQIHLAPKMYMCAVVEVVRRRTFSQAFLVWASNLACQLLTVHSEEIARRRDFQAKFDGHFLNTLFPGLEDTPPSFATQAPSVFDSALPKLTSDDMESLRKTLPDLALAVSTPDLSSITQFFLSKSLTEGSSTEGSKEKENEQGLTNPDDKNSSPRRAPLLGDRGGGFESETDTEEFEKIGQQGQTMTELKQGGVDLESFDGDTSSDKEKRSELAATAATTSTTTVNIQDHHRHHHRRRCHLSKSNNNDSKSAAATSSSSAVTRSPDGHNHPDPINNPSLINPAVCDGGGSGNEGSGEACRSGSGSRSGTREQGGQQLDSAGSSSSLENGIGDFMGTEFYMDESLPSSLSEHPGPGVDVHHQAIVSLLQENLGNTREEVERLRSVLRCMKSVAGEALLAFRQELTIIREHTLMDKSGLTELTQGVRQALAIHSGECERTLQEREQELTVDHELEMADLRKLMQSREEDIRSLEQTIVEKEAELSEHERLLTALRQKMEADQTEFRQFQSRIIIMEEAIDRANIEKDIALKESQQASKAEIDALNASLAQSQERVGQLEERLNAARAEHEEAIKAATEKYQKEYKQELENIRSRFKLMAASTMERSPSDSSLEKIERPDMIELVNHETILAKLREDMRAERTVAIRAAIDKERSDCAAKLDHELRLARQRNDAERQVWFNEAMRRVIEEKERQVETHRSKEAMLSEECERFKVESLEADKVRLEANMEVDKNVLKEREDKLKELESERDKLRGELNDERLKMSEGGGCLEEAVKMLEAKNERLETINAGTDSRLQKLEAEKDKLKAELEIHRKNDEIEVSESKKVRLESEPDLQDLIRRLELVESENKRLKSEVRMLRESRSILDSKVEALKSDNVALKMELVEERSRRNFPGEATNATTAPDPRDKDMSTSVAVIPECSSRDAATSPKLSKRKLAAHFHNKLTRSTRNLIQQSRISICTCNPGDIVLVLWEPAYSSYTVFQETDAIYLVHSDSIVLLDLTFNSDGTPKKNHTVAEVIKKEWCLAKKANNRYKVEEGKTFYRVKLKPQQKESGSICAGSSGTSSRQTGGASAKEESSSSSQQHQPSSH, from the exons ATGCTTTACGTATTTCACGTTGACACCGGGACGACGATCACCTTCGACATGAAGCTGGCCCTTGAGAG TGTCTCTCAGCTGAAGGAGGCTATAGAAAGAGAATGTGGAGTGGCGGCCGGACAGCAAGTCCTGCTTGTGAGCGGGGGTGAAAGTCTCGAACCAAATGCGAGGGTCTGCACCTATTCCGCGGGAACGGACACCAACCCTATTTACCTGTTCAGCAAAGCTGCGATTGAGAGTCCTCAGCCTCCCGTACCGAGCATAGACTATGGTTCAG atgtgGATCTTCAAGGGCAGATCGAGGCATCGTTGGTGATGCCAGCTACGTATCAAACGGTTGTGGCACGAGCGCAGCTGGGTCAACAGTGCTGGGCGCTGGCGAGGAACCAGACAAGTGTTTGCGAGAGGCTTGTCCACGACCAGCATCTGCAGCAGCAGGGCTGGGCCGCAGTGGTCGCGAACCTGGAAGACATAACGCAGATGTTCCAATCTAGGGTGGAACTGCTCCAACAGAGCTTCACTCTCTACTTGACGGAACGGCAGCAGCACATCGAGCTCTTAAACAA CTTCAATGAGAACCTTCGCATGCTCTCAAAAATCCCCATCCTCCCAGCGCTTCGAGTGCACGCAGACGGCCTGCTGAGCCCTGAGGACCAAGATGGCGCAGAGTTGGGAAGCAACggcacgacgacgacggcagAGCCGTCAAGTGACGCTGCAACAAGTGAACAAGATTTGAGCCTGCTAAGGTGGATATCAGCGAAGGACAATCAGAGCAGCCTTGAGCAGGTTGCCGAACAGTGCTCGAGGGGCTTGGAGCAGTTCGACGAGCGGGTAATGGAGTCGCTGAAGTCAGAGGTGAACAGTGCCATCGAGGCGGCAAATAAGCAGGACATGAAGGAGATCAAGGGGCTCGGAGAGCGGCTCTACGGGCTGGAGCAGCTCATGTTTGAGGCGAAGAAACTGGTCCAGGAGCAGGGCGACCTGGCGCAGGCCTTCTTGCAGAATCAGAATAGAGCCAGCAACCTCGGGGACGCAAGCATCCTTCCGGATCTCTGCGCATCCCACAAACGACAGCTGCAGGTCATGCTCCAAAATCACAACCACCTCCGGGACATAAGAAGGCGGTGCACCAAGGCGAAGGAGGAGCTCTCAGTGAACCTTTATCAGCGACTGAAGTGGATAATGTATGTCGAAAACAAAATGATGGAGGTCGATGGGAAGCTCGTCATGTACCATGAAAGCCTTAAGCGGCTCAGACGCCATCTTGAGGTGCTTCAGCAAATACATCTCGCACCTAAAATGTACATGTGCGCTGTAGTCGAGGTCGTCAGGCGCAGGACATTCTCTCAAGCCTTTCTCGTGTGGGCTAGTAACCTCGCCTGCCAGCTCCTCACTGTTCATAGCGAGGAGATCGCCAGGAGAAGGGATTTTcaggcgaaatttgacgggcacTTCTTGAACACACTTTTTCCTGGACTCGAGGACACTCCCCCATCTTTCGCCACTCAGGCTCCTTCTGTTTTCGACAGTGCGTTACCAAAG CTTACTTCAGACGATATGGAATCGTTAAGAAAAACTTTGCCCGATCTTGCCCTGGCAGTGTCTACGCCTGACCTGTCCAGCATCACTCAATTCTTCTTGTCGAAAAGTCTGACCGAGGGGAGCAGCACCGAAGGTTCAAAGGAGAAGGAAAACGAGCAGGGCTTAACGAATCCtgacgataaaaattcgaGCCCTCGGAGGGCGCCGCTCCTTGGTGATCG CGGCGGGGGTTTCGAGTCTGAGACGGACaccgaagagtttgaaaaaatcgggCAACAGGGTCAGACGATGACGGAGCTGAAGCAGGGCGGAGTCGATCTCGAATCATTCGACGGTGACACCTCGTCGGATAAGGAAAAACGATCAGAG TTAGCCGCCACCGCCGCGACGACGTCAACGACGACGGTTAACATTCAAGATCATCACCGTCATCATCATCGCCGTCGGTGTCACTTGTCGAAGAGCAACAACAACGACAGCAAATCTGCTGCtgctacttcttcttcttctgctgttACTCGTTCTCCCGACGGTCATAATCATCCTGATCCCATAAATAATCCTTCCTTAATTAATCCCGCGGTGTGCGACGGTGGCGGAAGTGGAAACGAAGGTTCCGGAGAAGCTTGCAGATCAGGATCAGGATCAAGATCGGGAACCAGAGAGCAAGGAGGGCAGCAGCTCGACAGTGCGGGAAGCAGTTCttcgttggaaaatggaaTCGGGGATTTCATGGGTACCGAATTTTATATGGACGAATCATTGCCCAGCAGCCTTAGCGAACACCCGGGTCCAGGTGTCGATGTTCATCATCAAGCAATCGTGTCCCTATTACAG gaGAACTTGGGAAACACGCGCGAAGAAGTCGAACGACTCCGGTCGGTGCTTCGCTGCATGAAATCGGTGGCAGGTGAAGCTCTGCTGGCGTTCCGTCAGGAGTTGACGATAATAAGGGAGCACACCCTCATGGACAAATCAGGGCTGACGGAGTTGACGCAGGGCGTGAGACAGGCGCTGGCAATTCACTCCGGAGAATGTGAGAGGACGCTGCAAGAGCGAGAGCAGGAACTGACTGTCGACCACGAGCTGGAAATGGCTGATTTACGAAAGCTGATGCAGAGCCGGGAGGAAGACATTCGTTCCCTCGAGCAGACCATCGTCGAGAAGGAAGCCGAGCTCTCTGAGCACGAGAGGCTGCTTACGGCTTTGCGCCAGAAGATGGAGGCTGACCAGACGGAGTTCCGCCAGTTTCAGTCCAGGATCATTATCATGGAGGAAGCCATCGACAGGGCCAACATAGAGAAAGACATCGCTCTCAAGGAGAGCCAGCAGGCGAGTAAAGCCGAGATCGATGCGCTTAATGCCTCGCTTGCTCAAAGCCAGGAGAGGGTAGGACAGCTTGAGGAACGCCTCAATGCTGCCAGAGCTGAGCACGAGGAGGCTATCAAAGCTGCCACAGAGAAGTATCAGAAGGAGTATAAACAGGAACTAGAGAACATCAGGAGCAGGTTCAAGCTCATGGCTGCGTCGACGATGGAAAGAAGTCCGAGCGATTCGAGCCTTGAGAAGATCGAG CGTCCTGACATGATTGAGCTGGTCAACCATGAGACGATTTTGGCAAAGTTGCGAGAGGATATGAGGGCTGAGAGAACGGTAGCTATTCGTGCAGCCATCGATAAGGAGAGGTCGGATTGTGCTGCCAAATTGGACCACGAACTGAGACTGGCCAGGCAGAGGAACGACGCTGAGAGGCAGGTCTGGTTTAATGAAGCCATGCGCAGGGTGAtcgaggagaaggagagacAGGTGGAAACTCATAGGTCCAAGGAAGCCATGCTGTCCGAAGAGTGTGAACGCTTCAAG GTCGAGAGTCTTGAGGCGGATAAAGTGAGACTAGAGGCGAACATGGAGGTGGATAAAAACGTGTTGAAAGAGCGTGAGGACAAGTTGAAGGAGTTGGAATCCGAGAGAGACAAATTGAGAGGGGAGCTGAATGACGAACGTTTGAAGATGAGTGAGGGAGGTGGGTGCTTGGAGGAGGCTGTGAAGATGTTGGAAGCGAAGAACGAGAGGCTGGAGACGATAAATGCCGGGACTGACTCACGACTGCAGAAGCTTGAGGCGGAGAAGGACAAGCTAAAGGCAGAGCTAGAGATCCACAGGAAAAACGACGAGATTGAAGTTTCAGAGTCGAAGAAGGTACGTCTGGAGTCAGAACCAGACCTCCAGGACCTGATCCGGCGACTCGAGCTAGTCGAGAGCGAGAACAAGCGGCTAAAATCCGAGGTGCGGATGCTCCGCGAGAGCAGAAGCATCCTCGACTCAAAGGTCGAGGCCCTGAAGTCCGACAATGTTGCCTTGAAGATGGAACTCGTTGAAGAAAGATCGCGCCGGAATTTTCCCGGCGAGGCAACAAACGCCACCACAGCTCCCGATCCTCGCGATAAGGACATGAGCACCTCGGTCGCTGTGATCCCAGAATGTTCGAGCCGCGATGCTGCGACGAGCCCCAAACTTAGCAAGCGAAAGTTGGCGGCCCACTTCCACAACAAACTCACTCGCAGCACGAGAAACCTTATCCAGCAGTCAAGGATCAGCATCTGCACGTGCAATCCAGGCGATATCGTCCTCGTGCTGTGGGAACCTGCTTATTCGTCTTACACCGTATTTCAGGAAACTGATGCAATATATTTAGTACACTCCGACAGCATCGTCCTTCTCGATCTGACATTTAATTCTGACGGCACACCGAAGAAGAATCATACCGTTGCGGAGGTTATCAAAAAGGAGTGGTGCCTTGCGAAAAAG GCCAACAATCGATATAAAGTTGAGGAAGGCAAAACATTTTACCGGGTTAAACTTAAGCCACAGCAGAAAGAGAGCGGCAGTATCTGCGCTGGCAGTAGTGGCACCAGTAGCCGTCAGACAGGCGGGGCATCGGCGAAAGAAGAATCTTCGTCATCGTCTCAGCAACATCAGCCTTCATCCCACTGA
- the LOC124411582 gene encoding RB1-inducible coiled-coil protein 1 isoform X1, producing MLYVFHVDTGTTITFDMKLALESVSQLKEAIERECGVAAGQQVLLVSGGESLEPNARVCTYSAGTDTNPIYLFSKAAIESPQPPVPSIDYGSDVDLQGQIEASLVMPATYQTVVARAQLGQQCWALARNQTSVCERLVHDQHLQQQGWAAVVANLEDITQMFQSRVELLQQSFTLYLTERQQHIELLNNFNENLRMLSKIPILPALRVHADGLLSPEDQDGAELGSNGTTTTAEPSSDAATSEQDLSLLRWISAKDNQSSLEQVAEQCSRGLEQFDERVMESLKSEVNSAIEAANKQDMKEIKGLGERLYGLEQLMFEAKKLVQEQGDLAQAFLQNQNRASNLGDASILPDLCASHKRQLQVMLQNHNHLRDIRRRCTKAKEELSVNLYQRLKWIMYVENKMMEVDGKLVMYHESLKRLRRHLEVLQQIHLAPKMYMCAVVEVVRRRTFSQAFLVWASNLACQLLTVHSEEIARRRDFQAKFDGHFLNTLFPGLEDTPPSFATQAPSVFDSALPKLTSDDMESLRKTLPDLALAVSTPDLSSITQFFLSKSLTEGSSTEGSKEKENEQGLTNPDDKNSSPRRAPLLGDRGGGFESETDTEEFEKIGQQGQTMTELKQGGVDLESFDGDTSSDKEKRSELAATAATTSTTTVNIQDHHRHHHRRRCHLSKSNNNDSKSAAATSSSSAVTRSPDGHNHPDPINNPSLINPAVCDGGGSGNEGSGEACRSGSGSRSGTREQGGQQLDSAGSSSSLENGIGDFMGTEFYMDESLPSSLSEHPGPGVDVHHQAIVSLLQENLGNTREEVERLRSVLRCMKSVAGEALLAFRQELTIIREHTLMDKSGLTELTQGVRQALAIHSGECERTLQEREQELTVDHELEMADLRKLMQSREEDIRSLEQTIVEKEAELSEHERLLTALRQKMEADQTEFRQFQSRIIIMEEAIDRANIEKDIALKESQQASKAEIDALNASLAQSQERVGQLEERLNAARAEHEEAIKAATEKYQKEYKQELENIRSRFKLMAASTMERSPSDSSLEKIERPDMIELVNHETILAKLREDMRAERTVAIRAAIDKERSDCAAKLDHELRLARQRNDAERQVWFNEAMRRVIEEKERQVETHRSKEAMLSEECERFKVTIRRLTESENMIRQTLTETVESLEADKVRLEANMEVDKNVLKEREDKLKELESERDKLRGELNDERLKMSEGGGCLEEAVKMLEAKNERLETINAGTDSRLQKLEAEKDKLKAELEIHRKNDEIEVSESKKVRLESEPDLQDLIRRLELVESENKRLKSEVRMLRESRSILDSKVEALKSDNVALKMELVEERSRRNFPGEATNATTAPDPRDKDMSTSVAVIPECSSRDAATSPKLSKRKLAAHFHNKLTRSTRNLIQQSRISICTCNPGDIVLVLWEPAYSSYTVFQETDAIYLVHSDSIVLLDLTFNSDGTPKKNHTVAEVIKKEWCLAKKANNRYKVEEGKTFYRVKLKPQQKESGSICAGSSGTSSRQTGGASAKEESSSSSQQHQPSSH from the exons ATGCTTTACGTATTTCACGTTGACACCGGGACGACGATCACCTTCGACATGAAGCTGGCCCTTGAGAG TGTCTCTCAGCTGAAGGAGGCTATAGAAAGAGAATGTGGAGTGGCGGCCGGACAGCAAGTCCTGCTTGTGAGCGGGGGTGAAAGTCTCGAACCAAATGCGAGGGTCTGCACCTATTCCGCGGGAACGGACACCAACCCTATTTACCTGTTCAGCAAAGCTGCGATTGAGAGTCCTCAGCCTCCCGTACCGAGCATAGACTATGGTTCAG atgtgGATCTTCAAGGGCAGATCGAGGCATCGTTGGTGATGCCAGCTACGTATCAAACGGTTGTGGCACGAGCGCAGCTGGGTCAACAGTGCTGGGCGCTGGCGAGGAACCAGACAAGTGTTTGCGAGAGGCTTGTCCACGACCAGCATCTGCAGCAGCAGGGCTGGGCCGCAGTGGTCGCGAACCTGGAAGACATAACGCAGATGTTCCAATCTAGGGTGGAACTGCTCCAACAGAGCTTCACTCTCTACTTGACGGAACGGCAGCAGCACATCGAGCTCTTAAACAA CTTCAATGAGAACCTTCGCATGCTCTCAAAAATCCCCATCCTCCCAGCGCTTCGAGTGCACGCAGACGGCCTGCTGAGCCCTGAGGACCAAGATGGCGCAGAGTTGGGAAGCAACggcacgacgacgacggcagAGCCGTCAAGTGACGCTGCAACAAGTGAACAAGATTTGAGCCTGCTAAGGTGGATATCAGCGAAGGACAATCAGAGCAGCCTTGAGCAGGTTGCCGAACAGTGCTCGAGGGGCTTGGAGCAGTTCGACGAGCGGGTAATGGAGTCGCTGAAGTCAGAGGTGAACAGTGCCATCGAGGCGGCAAATAAGCAGGACATGAAGGAGATCAAGGGGCTCGGAGAGCGGCTCTACGGGCTGGAGCAGCTCATGTTTGAGGCGAAGAAACTGGTCCAGGAGCAGGGCGACCTGGCGCAGGCCTTCTTGCAGAATCAGAATAGAGCCAGCAACCTCGGGGACGCAAGCATCCTTCCGGATCTCTGCGCATCCCACAAACGACAGCTGCAGGTCATGCTCCAAAATCACAACCACCTCCGGGACATAAGAAGGCGGTGCACCAAGGCGAAGGAGGAGCTCTCAGTGAACCTTTATCAGCGACTGAAGTGGATAATGTATGTCGAAAACAAAATGATGGAGGTCGATGGGAAGCTCGTCATGTACCATGAAAGCCTTAAGCGGCTCAGACGCCATCTTGAGGTGCTTCAGCAAATACATCTCGCACCTAAAATGTACATGTGCGCTGTAGTCGAGGTCGTCAGGCGCAGGACATTCTCTCAAGCCTTTCTCGTGTGGGCTAGTAACCTCGCCTGCCAGCTCCTCACTGTTCATAGCGAGGAGATCGCCAGGAGAAGGGATTTTcaggcgaaatttgacgggcacTTCTTGAACACACTTTTTCCTGGACTCGAGGACACTCCCCCATCTTTCGCCACTCAGGCTCCTTCTGTTTTCGACAGTGCGTTACCAAAG CTTACTTCAGACGATATGGAATCGTTAAGAAAAACTTTGCCCGATCTTGCCCTGGCAGTGTCTACGCCTGACCTGTCCAGCATCACTCAATTCTTCTTGTCGAAAAGTCTGACCGAGGGGAGCAGCACCGAAGGTTCAAAGGAGAAGGAAAACGAGCAGGGCTTAACGAATCCtgacgataaaaattcgaGCCCTCGGAGGGCGCCGCTCCTTGGTGATCG CGGCGGGGGTTTCGAGTCTGAGACGGACaccgaagagtttgaaaaaatcgggCAACAGGGTCAGACGATGACGGAGCTGAAGCAGGGCGGAGTCGATCTCGAATCATTCGACGGTGACACCTCGTCGGATAAGGAAAAACGATCAGAG TTAGCCGCCACCGCCGCGACGACGTCAACGACGACGGTTAACATTCAAGATCATCACCGTCATCATCATCGCCGTCGGTGTCACTTGTCGAAGAGCAACAACAACGACAGCAAATCTGCTGCtgctacttcttcttcttctgctgttACTCGTTCTCCCGACGGTCATAATCATCCTGATCCCATAAATAATCCTTCCTTAATTAATCCCGCGGTGTGCGACGGTGGCGGAAGTGGAAACGAAGGTTCCGGAGAAGCTTGCAGATCAGGATCAGGATCAAGATCGGGAACCAGAGAGCAAGGAGGGCAGCAGCTCGACAGTGCGGGAAGCAGTTCttcgttggaaaatggaaTCGGGGATTTCATGGGTACCGAATTTTATATGGACGAATCATTGCCCAGCAGCCTTAGCGAACACCCGGGTCCAGGTGTCGATGTTCATCATCAAGCAATCGTGTCCCTATTACAG gaGAACTTGGGAAACACGCGCGAAGAAGTCGAACGACTCCGGTCGGTGCTTCGCTGCATGAAATCGGTGGCAGGTGAAGCTCTGCTGGCGTTCCGTCAGGAGTTGACGATAATAAGGGAGCACACCCTCATGGACAAATCAGGGCTGACGGAGTTGACGCAGGGCGTGAGACAGGCGCTGGCAATTCACTCCGGAGAATGTGAGAGGACGCTGCAAGAGCGAGAGCAGGAACTGACTGTCGACCACGAGCTGGAAATGGCTGATTTACGAAAGCTGATGCAGAGCCGGGAGGAAGACATTCGTTCCCTCGAGCAGACCATCGTCGAGAAGGAAGCCGAGCTCTCTGAGCACGAGAGGCTGCTTACGGCTTTGCGCCAGAAGATGGAGGCTGACCAGACGGAGTTCCGCCAGTTTCAGTCCAGGATCATTATCATGGAGGAAGCCATCGACAGGGCCAACATAGAGAAAGACATCGCTCTCAAGGAGAGCCAGCAGGCGAGTAAAGCCGAGATCGATGCGCTTAATGCCTCGCTTGCTCAAAGCCAGGAGAGGGTAGGACAGCTTGAGGAACGCCTCAATGCTGCCAGAGCTGAGCACGAGGAGGCTATCAAAGCTGCCACAGAGAAGTATCAGAAGGAGTATAAACAGGAACTAGAGAACATCAGGAGCAGGTTCAAGCTCATGGCTGCGTCGACGATGGAAAGAAGTCCGAGCGATTCGAGCCTTGAGAAGATCGAG CGTCCTGACATGATTGAGCTGGTCAACCATGAGACGATTTTGGCAAAGTTGCGAGAGGATATGAGGGCTGAGAGAACGGTAGCTATTCGTGCAGCCATCGATAAGGAGAGGTCGGATTGTGCTGCCAAATTGGACCACGAACTGAGACTGGCCAGGCAGAGGAACGACGCTGAGAGGCAGGTCTGGTTTAATGAAGCCATGCGCAGGGTGAtcgaggagaaggagagacAGGTGGAAACTCATAGGTCCAAGGAAGCCATGCTGTCCGAAGAGTGTGAACGCTTCAAGGTAACCATCAGGAGGCTCACCGAGTCGGAGAACATGATTCGGCAAACGCTTACCGAAACC GTCGAGAGTCTTGAGGCGGATAAAGTGAGACTAGAGGCGAACATGGAGGTGGATAAAAACGTGTTGAAAGAGCGTGAGGACAAGTTGAAGGAGTTGGAATCCGAGAGAGACAAATTGAGAGGGGAGCTGAATGACGAACGTTTGAAGATGAGTGAGGGAGGTGGGTGCTTGGAGGAGGCTGTGAAGATGTTGGAAGCGAAGAACGAGAGGCTGGAGACGATAAATGCCGGGACTGACTCACGACTGCAGAAGCTTGAGGCGGAGAAGGACAAGCTAAAGGCAGAGCTAGAGATCCACAGGAAAAACGACGAGATTGAAGTTTCAGAGTCGAAGAAGGTACGTCTGGAGTCAGAACCAGACCTCCAGGACCTGATCCGGCGACTCGAGCTAGTCGAGAGCGAGAACAAGCGGCTAAAATCCGAGGTGCGGATGCTCCGCGAGAGCAGAAGCATCCTCGACTCAAAGGTCGAGGCCCTGAAGTCCGACAATGTTGCCTTGAAGATGGAACTCGTTGAAGAAAGATCGCGCCGGAATTTTCCCGGCGAGGCAACAAACGCCACCACAGCTCCCGATCCTCGCGATAAGGACATGAGCACCTCGGTCGCTGTGATCCCAGAATGTTCGAGCCGCGATGCTGCGACGAGCCCCAAACTTAGCAAGCGAAAGTTGGCGGCCCACTTCCACAACAAACTCACTCGCAGCACGAGAAACCTTATCCAGCAGTCAAGGATCAGCATCTGCACGTGCAATCCAGGCGATATCGTCCTCGTGCTGTGGGAACCTGCTTATTCGTCTTACACCGTATTTCAGGAAACTGATGCAATATATTTAGTACACTCCGACAGCATCGTCCTTCTCGATCTGACATTTAATTCTGACGGCACACCGAAGAAGAATCATACCGTTGCGGAGGTTATCAAAAAGGAGTGGTGCCTTGCGAAAAAG GCCAACAATCGATATAAAGTTGAGGAAGGCAAAACATTTTACCGGGTTAAACTTAAGCCACAGCAGAAAGAGAGCGGCAGTATCTGCGCTGGCAGTAGTGGCACCAGTAGCCGTCAGACAGGCGGGGCATCGGCGAAAGAAGAATCTTCGTCATCGTCTCAGCAACATCAGCCTTCATCCCACTGA